From Catenulispora sp. GP43, one genomic window encodes:
- the mraY gene encoding phospho-N-acetylmuramoyl-pentapeptide-transferase yields MRGVLYAAGIALFFSLIGTPMAIKTLARYGFGQPIREDGPTTHQAKRGTPTMGGVVIVLATLLGYGFTKLATMKVPTASGLLVLFLMAGMGVVGFTDDFLKVFRQRSLGLRAKAKMVGQWIVAIAFAVMAIHFPNALGYTPGNTHLSFVRNISAVDLGAVLFVIWAGLLIAGTSNGVNLTDGLDGLATGSCVMVFASYVLIGVWQHGESCATLGTGVQGCYPVRDPLDLAIVAAAVMGACFGFLWWNTSPAKIYMGDTGSLALGGALAGLAICSQTELLLALLGGLFVIITLSVVIQVGYFKISGGKRVFKMAPLHHHFELVGWAEVTVVVRFWIICGLFVGLGLGVFYAGWITVK; encoded by the coding sequence ATGCGCGGGGTGCTGTACGCGGCGGGGATCGCGCTGTTCTTCTCGCTGATCGGCACGCCGATGGCGATCAAGACCCTGGCGCGCTACGGCTTCGGCCAGCCGATCCGTGAGGACGGCCCGACCACGCACCAGGCCAAGCGCGGCACGCCGACCATGGGCGGCGTGGTGATCGTGCTGGCCACCCTGCTCGGCTACGGCTTCACCAAGCTGGCCACGATGAAGGTGCCCACCGCCTCCGGGCTGCTGGTGCTGTTCCTGATGGCCGGCATGGGCGTGGTGGGCTTCACCGACGACTTCCTGAAGGTGTTCCGGCAGCGCTCGCTGGGCCTGCGGGCCAAGGCGAAGATGGTCGGGCAGTGGATCGTCGCGATCGCGTTCGCGGTGATGGCCATCCACTTCCCCAACGCGCTGGGCTACACCCCGGGCAACACGCACCTGTCGTTCGTGCGGAACATCTCGGCGGTCGACCTCGGCGCGGTGCTGTTCGTGATCTGGGCCGGCCTGCTCATCGCCGGCACGTCCAACGGCGTGAACCTGACCGACGGTCTGGACGGCCTGGCCACCGGCTCGTGCGTGATGGTGTTCGCCTCGTACGTGCTGATCGGCGTGTGGCAGCACGGCGAGTCGTGCGCGACGCTCGGCACCGGCGTGCAGGGCTGCTACCCGGTCCGAGATCCACTCGACCTGGCGATCGTGGCCGCGGCCGTCATGGGGGCCTGTTTCGGCTTCCTGTGGTGGAACACCTCGCCGGCCAAGATCTACATGGGCGACACCGGCTCCCTGGCCCTCGGCGGCGCCCTGGCCGGCCTGGCGATCTGCTCGCAGACCGAGCTGCTGCTGGCGCTGCTCGGCGGGCTGTTCGTGATCATCACCCTGTCGGTGGTGATCCAGGTCGGCTACTTCAAGATCAGCGGCGGCAAACGGGTGTTCAAGATGGCCCCGCTGCACCACCACTTCGAGCTCGTCGGCTGGGCCGAGGTGACGGTGGTGGTGCGGTTCTGGATCATCTGCGGGCTGTTCGTCGGCCTGGGCCTGGGCGTGTTCTACGCCGGGTGGATCACCGTCAAGTGA
- the murF gene encoding UDP-N-acetylmuramoyl-tripeptide--D-alanyl-D-alanine ligase — protein sequence MSPHNLGWIADTVGGTLSGPPGTAQEELAELDVTGPVVFDSRDAAPGALFAAFPGEAADGHDFVQAAVDRGAVAVLAAPDEAYRKPWTGRGSVPTVTVQDGDLLRALSALATAHLAGLPRTTVVGLTGSAGKTTTKDLIGRLARELGPTVAPKGSFNNELGFPITVLRTDEDTRYLVAEMGARGIGHIKHLTTIAPPRIGVVLNVGSAHLGEFGSVEAIAEAKGELAAAVPEAGNCNPDRDGVAILNADDTRVRAMAARTKGRVVLFGEAPDADVRAEDVRIGPDGRASFTLLYRDAAGPHRFPVALRLVGEHQVSNALAAAATGLELGLNGEKVAEVLSAAEPDSKWRMAIGESADGVTIVNDAYNANPESMRAALKTLATMARARPGARSWAVLGTMAELGENSAVEHDAVGRLAVRLNIAQTVAVGAGAAAIHSGASMEGSYDGESVAVPDADAALAFVRAGVRPGDVVLVKASRAVGLEGLAAALLERAVGGDGDGDGDFRQGSGDGDAPQARGAGGDVR from the coding sequence GTGAGCCCCCATAATCTCGGCTGGATCGCGGACACCGTGGGAGGGACCCTGAGCGGTCCCCCCGGTACCGCTCAGGAGGAGCTCGCAGAGCTCGACGTCACCGGGCCCGTGGTGTTCGACTCACGGGACGCCGCGCCCGGAGCACTGTTCGCAGCCTTCCCCGGCGAAGCCGCCGACGGGCACGATTTCGTCCAGGCGGCCGTGGACCGGGGCGCCGTCGCCGTCCTCGCCGCCCCCGACGAGGCCTACCGCAAGCCGTGGACCGGCCGGGGGAGCGTCCCGACCGTCACCGTCCAGGACGGCGACCTGCTGCGCGCGCTGTCCGCGCTGGCCACCGCGCACCTGGCGGGGCTGCCCCGGACCACCGTCGTGGGCCTGACCGGCTCGGCCGGCAAGACCACCACCAAGGACCTGATCGGCCGGCTGGCCCGCGAACTGGGCCCGACCGTGGCGCCGAAGGGGAGCTTCAACAACGAGCTCGGATTCCCCATCACCGTGCTGCGCACGGACGAGGACACCCGGTACCTGGTCGCCGAGATGGGCGCGCGCGGCATCGGGCACATCAAGCACCTGACGACCATCGCGCCGCCGCGCATCGGCGTCGTGCTCAACGTCGGCAGCGCGCACCTCGGCGAGTTCGGCAGCGTCGAGGCCATCGCCGAGGCGAAGGGCGAGCTGGCCGCCGCCGTGCCGGAGGCCGGGAACTGCAACCCCGACCGGGACGGCGTGGCGATCCTCAACGCCGACGACACCCGGGTGCGGGCCATGGCCGCGCGCACCAAGGGCCGCGTGGTGCTGTTCGGCGAGGCGCCGGACGCCGACGTGCGGGCCGAGGACGTGCGCATCGGCCCGGACGGCCGCGCGAGCTTCACGCTGCTGTACCGCGACGCCGCCGGGCCGCACCGGTTCCCGGTCGCGCTGCGGCTGGTCGGCGAGCACCAGGTGTCCAACGCGCTGGCCGCCGCGGCGACCGGCCTGGAACTGGGCCTGAACGGTGAGAAGGTGGCCGAGGTGCTCTCGGCCGCCGAGCCGGACAGCAAGTGGCGGATGGCGATCGGGGAGTCCGCCGACGGCGTCACCATCGTCAACGACGCCTACAACGCCAACCCGGAGTCGATGCGCGCGGCGCTGAAGACGCTGGCCACCATGGCCCGCGCGCGCCCCGGCGCGCGCTCCTGGGCGGTGCTGGGCACGATGGCCGAACTCGGCGAGAACTCCGCGGTCGAGCACGACGCCGTCGGGCGCCTGGCCGTGCGCCTGAACATCGCCCAGACCGTGGCGGTCGGGGCCGGCGCGGCCGCGATCCACAGCGGGGCCTCGATGGAAGGGTCCTACGACGGGGAGTCGGTGGCGGTGCCCGACGCGGACGCCGCGCTGGCGTTCGTCCGGGCCGGGGTCCGGCCCGGCGACGTGGTGCTGGTCAAGGCCTCGCGGGCGGTCGGGCTCGAAGGGCTGGCCGCGGCCCTGCTGGAACGCGCGGTCGGCGGGGACGGGGACGGGGACGGGGACTTCAGACAAGGTTCCGGGGACGGCGACGCGCCGCAGGCGCGCGGTGCGGGAGGTGACGTCCGGTGA
- a CDS encoding UDP-N-acetylmuramoyl-L-alanyl-D-glutamate--2,6-diaminopimelate ligase, with product MPQLTVSADPTMYRDPMTSTPRPHHLPQHSVRACAEHVGASVAATAAATTEALDTAVTGLSHDSQGIRPGDLYVAWPGAARHGAEFAAGAVAAGAVAVVTDAAGASVLDADGLAVPVLVAEDVRGLAGRLSAFVYGEPAARLAMYGVTGTNGKTTTSYLIDGGLRRAGLKTGVIGTVQILIGDEVVPSVRTTPEAPDLQAILATAVEKHVDAVAMEVSSHALAYGRTAGIRFRAAAFLNLTQDHLDFHADFEDYFEAKAKLFTPGYTERAVVDVDDEHGRRIVERCRDNGVEVHTFSIKGNAADWSAEDIVLGADDSAFTLVGPDGARHKASAGLPGDFNVANALAAIVLLAVTGIDLETAIAGVGDVHGVPGRMERVQVPGQEFLAVVDYAHTPDAVQTALSALRPVAESRHGRLRVVVGCGGDRDKTKRPLMGAAAVRLADEAVFTDDNPRTESSADILAAVTAGADAELAGAVQNYRVVADRAEAIAYAVAASGPGDVLIVAGKGHEQGQEIAGVKKPFDDRVVLRAALEAAGKDRSEQ from the coding sequence GTGCCCCAACTGACCGTCTCCGCCGATCCGACGATGTATCGGGACCCCATGACCTCCACACCGCGCCCGCATCACCTTCCGCAGCACAGCGTTCGCGCCTGTGCGGAACACGTCGGCGCTTCAGTCGCCGCCACTGCGGCCGCGACCACGGAGGCCCTGGACACGGCGGTCACCGGGCTCTCGCACGACTCGCAGGGCATCCGGCCCGGCGACCTGTACGTCGCCTGGCCGGGCGCGGCCCGGCACGGGGCCGAGTTCGCCGCCGGCGCCGTGGCCGCCGGGGCGGTCGCGGTCGTGACCGACGCTGCCGGCGCCAGTGTGCTCGATGCCGACGGCCTGGCAGTCCCGGTCCTGGTGGCCGAGGACGTGCGGGGCCTGGCCGGCCGGCTGTCGGCGTTCGTCTACGGCGAACCCGCCGCGCGGCTGGCGATGTACGGCGTCACCGGCACCAACGGCAAGACCACCACCAGCTACCTGATCGACGGCGGCCTGCGCCGCGCCGGTTTGAAGACCGGCGTCATCGGGACCGTGCAGATCCTCATCGGCGACGAGGTGGTGCCCTCCGTGCGCACCACTCCGGAAGCCCCGGATCTGCAGGCGATCCTGGCCACCGCCGTGGAGAAGCACGTCGACGCGGTCGCGATGGAGGTCTCCAGCCACGCGCTGGCCTACGGCCGCACCGCCGGGATCCGGTTCAGGGCGGCCGCGTTCCTGAACCTGACGCAGGACCACCTGGACTTCCACGCCGACTTCGAGGACTACTTCGAGGCCAAGGCCAAGCTGTTCACGCCCGGGTACACCGAGCGGGCCGTCGTCGACGTCGACGACGAGCACGGCCGGCGGATCGTCGAGCGCTGCCGGGACAACGGCGTCGAGGTGCACACCTTCAGCATCAAGGGCAACGCCGCCGACTGGAGCGCCGAGGACATCGTGCTCGGCGCCGACGACTCGGCGTTCACCCTGGTCGGCCCGGACGGCGCGCGCCACAAGGCCTCGGCCGGGCTGCCCGGCGACTTCAACGTCGCCAACGCGCTGGCCGCGATCGTGCTGCTGGCGGTGACCGGGATCGACCTGGAGACCGCCATCGCCGGGGTCGGCGACGTGCACGGCGTCCCGGGCCGCATGGAGCGGGTCCAGGTACCGGGCCAGGAGTTCCTGGCGGTCGTCGACTACGCCCACACCCCGGACGCGGTGCAGACCGCGCTGTCCGCGCTGCGGCCGGTGGCCGAGAGCCGCCACGGCCGGCTGCGCGTGGTGGTGGGCTGCGGCGGGGACCGCGACAAGACCAAACGGCCGCTGATGGGCGCCGCCGCCGTGCGGCTCGCCGACGAGGCCGTATTCACCGATGACAACCCGCGTACGGAAAGTTCAGCGGACATTCTCGCGGCCGTCACCGCCGGCGCCGACGCCGAACTGGCCGGTGCCGTCCAGAATTACCGCGTGGTCGCCGACCGGGCCGAGGCGATCGCGTACGCGGTCGCCGCCAGCGGCCCCGGCGACGTGCTGATCGTCGCCGGCAAGGGACATGAGCAGGGGCAGGAGATCGCAGGAGTGAAGAAGCCGTTCGACGACCGGGTGGTGCTGCGCGCCGCTTTGGAAGCGGCCGGAAAGGACCGCAGCGAGCAGTGA
- a CDS encoding peptidoglycan D,D-transpeptidase FtsI family protein translates to MSDRDRPEDPRPGRPRQSAERRDRLKPRRPGEANRSGEGKRAGEGKRAGEPGRPGEANRSSGSGESSRTTEPGRSSEPGRPGDPAPATPGPGPGTRPRPRKTAVRQLPPRRSAAGAASAPARPRPPGPRTPTLRMGSPRRRLRVTMFGLLFAFSLFAGRLFQLQAVDAGGYAQAASTGREATAVLHASRGAILAADGTPLAESVEAYDVTADPTLVARYHEDVDELAGKLAGLFSAAPEYAQGGAPSVADLQAALTKQNTRYVVLAHKASPATCAKIRALAVSNTSNPASIVGVYTNSRDDRRTYPGGRLAANVIGFTDSDGAGKAGIEQMLNDRLAGKDGQESYQAASGVEIPTTGVNLKPAVDGQSVKTTIDPDIQWAADQALAQEVQKTGSLSGTVVVQDVKSGQILALSNYPTFDPRHLTQADTPNLGNRAFTDPFEPGSVAKVITMSAAIETGVGEPDTPLPSFTSPKSVGGVFYHDDVDHGPWSLTMTGVLAASSNVGTIEVSDLFQQHGVDRDQTIAKYQRLFGFGQKTGIGFPGESAGILDPPNKWSDTERNTVLYGQGLAATAVQDASVYQTIANGGVRIAPSLIRGYTDASGKYTPAPAPQRTPVVSAATATKVADMLEAVTTSQRGTGTTAQIPGYRVAGKTGTANRYDEKRGTYNGYTASFIGFAPTDKPQIVVAVSLQAPVGAHFGAEIAAPVFTQVMSFALQSRGVAPTGTPLADLPTTYGSGN, encoded by the coding sequence ATGAGTGACCGCGACCGCCCCGAAGACCCCCGCCCCGGACGTCCGCGCCAGTCCGCCGAGCGCCGCGACCGCCTCAAGCCGCGCCGCCCTGGCGAGGCCAACCGATCCGGCGAGGGCAAGCGAGCCGGTGAGGGCAAGCGAGCCGGTGAGCCCGGCCGCCCTGGCGAGGCCAATCGATCCAGCGGCTCCGGCGAGTCCAGCCGAACCACCGAGCCCGGCCGATCGAGCGAGCCCGGCCGCCCCGGCGACCCGGCCCCGGCCACCCCCGGCCCCGGCCCCGGCACGCGCCCCCGCCCCCGCAAAACCGCGGTCCGCCAACTCCCCCCGCGCCGCTCCGCCGCCGGCGCGGCCTCCGCGCCGGCGCGCCCGCGTCCGCCGGGCCCGCGCACGCCGACCCTGCGGATGGGCTCGCCGCGGCGGCGGCTGCGCGTCACCATGTTCGGCCTGCTGTTCGCGTTCTCCCTGTTCGCCGGCCGTCTCTTCCAGCTCCAGGCCGTCGATGCCGGCGGCTACGCGCAGGCCGCCTCGACCGGGCGCGAGGCCACCGCCGTCCTGCACGCCTCGCGGGGCGCGATACTGGCCGCCGACGGGACGCCGCTGGCCGAGTCCGTCGAGGCCTACGACGTCACCGCCGATCCGACCCTGGTCGCGCGCTACCACGAGGACGTCGACGAGCTCGCCGGCAAGCTGGCCGGGTTGTTCTCGGCCGCGCCGGAGTACGCGCAGGGCGGCGCGCCCAGCGTCGCGGACCTGCAGGCCGCGCTGACCAAGCAGAACACCCGCTACGTCGTGCTGGCGCACAAGGCCTCGCCGGCCACCTGCGCCAAGATCCGGGCGCTGGCGGTGTCCAACACCAGCAACCCGGCCAGCATCGTCGGGGTCTACACCAACTCCCGCGACGACCGCCGCACCTATCCCGGCGGCAGGCTGGCGGCGAACGTCATCGGCTTCACCGACTCCGACGGGGCCGGCAAGGCCGGGATCGAGCAGATGCTGAACGACCGGCTGGCCGGCAAGGACGGCCAGGAGTCCTACCAGGCCGCCTCCGGGGTCGAGATCCCCACCACCGGCGTCAACCTGAAGCCGGCGGTGGACGGGCAGAGTGTGAAGACCACCATCGACCCGGACATCCAGTGGGCCGCCGACCAGGCGCTGGCCCAGGAGGTGCAGAAGACCGGCTCGCTGTCGGGCACCGTCGTGGTGCAGGACGTGAAGTCCGGCCAGATCCTGGCGCTGTCGAACTACCCGACCTTCGACCCGCGCCACCTCACCCAGGCCGATACGCCCAACCTGGGCAACCGTGCGTTCACCGACCCCTTCGAGCCCGGGTCGGTGGCCAAGGTCATCACCATGTCCGCGGCCATCGAGACCGGCGTCGGCGAGCCGGACACCCCGCTGCCGTCCTTCACCTCGCCGAAGTCCGTGGGCGGCGTCTTCTACCACGACGACGTGGACCACGGCCCATGGAGCCTGACCATGACCGGCGTCCTGGCCGCGTCCTCCAACGTCGGCACCATCGAGGTCTCGGACCTGTTCCAGCAGCACGGCGTGGACCGCGACCAGACCATCGCCAAGTACCAGCGGCTGTTCGGCTTCGGCCAGAAGACCGGCATCGGCTTCCCCGGTGAGAGCGCCGGCATCCTGGACCCGCCGAACAAGTGGAGCGACACCGAGCGCAACACGGTGCTCTACGGCCAGGGCCTGGCCGCCACCGCCGTCCAGGACGCCTCGGTCTACCAGACCATCGCCAACGGCGGCGTGCGCATCGCGCCGTCCCTGATCCGGGGCTACACCGACGCCTCCGGCAAGTACACCCCGGCGCCGGCGCCGCAGCGCACGCCGGTGGTCAGCGCCGCGACCGCGACGAAGGTCGCCGACATGCTGGAGGCGGTCACCACCTCCCAGCGCGGCACCGGCACCACGGCCCAGATCCCCGGCTACCGCGTCGCCGGCAAGACCGGTACCGCGAACCGCTACGACGAGAAACGCGGCACCTACAACGGTTACACAGCGTCGTTCATCGGTTTCGCGCCGACCGACAAGCCGCAGATCGTCGTCGCGGTGTCGCTGCAAGCCCCGGTCGGCGCGCACTTCGGCGCCGAGATCGCCGCGCCGGTGTTCACGCAGGTCATGTCGTTCGCGTTGCAGAGCCGCGGCGTCGCGCCGACCGGCACACCGCTGGCGGATCTGCCGACGACGTACGGCTCGGGCAACTGA
- the rsmH gene encoding 16S rRNA (cytosine(1402)-N(4))-methyltransferase RsmH: MTSATHIPVMLERCVEILGPALERPGAVVLDATLGLGGHSEAFLQRFPQARLIGLDRDPQALEASGRRLAPFGERAMLVHAVYDEIPEVLERLGVDELSGTLFDLGVSSLQLDMRERGFAYSYDAPLDMRMDSSRGITAAEIVNTYPAADIARILRDYGEERFARRIADNIVAEREREPFTTTARLSDLVRDSIPAATRRTGGHPAKRTFQALRIAVNDELPVLERALPAAVAATGLGGRIAVLSYHSLEDRLVKRVFAKASESAAPPGLPVVPEQYQPKFRLLTRGAEPPTEAEIAENPRAASAKLRAAERVREG, encoded by the coding sequence ATGACAAGCGCGACGCACATCCCGGTCATGCTCGAACGCTGTGTCGAGATCCTCGGCCCGGCCCTTGAGCGGCCCGGGGCGGTCGTGCTCGACGCCACTTTGGGCCTCGGCGGGCACAGCGAGGCGTTCCTCCAGCGCTTCCCGCAGGCGCGGCTGATCGGCCTGGACCGCGACCCGCAGGCCCTGGAGGCCTCCGGCCGGCGCCTGGCGCCCTTCGGCGAGCGCGCCATGCTGGTGCACGCGGTGTACGACGAGATCCCGGAGGTGCTCGAGCGGCTCGGCGTCGACGAGTTGTCCGGGACGTTGTTCGACCTCGGAGTCTCCTCGCTCCAGCTGGACATGCGCGAGCGCGGGTTCGCGTACAGCTACGACGCGCCGCTGGACATGCGCATGGACTCCTCGCGCGGCATCACGGCGGCGGAGATCGTGAACACGTATCCGGCCGCTGACATCGCCCGCATCCTGCGCGACTACGGCGAGGAGCGCTTCGCGCGCCGCATCGCCGACAACATCGTGGCCGAGCGCGAACGGGAACCGTTCACGACCACGGCGCGTCTGTCCGATCTGGTACGGGACTCGATCCCGGCGGCCACCCGGCGCACCGGAGGCCACCCGGCCAAGCGCACCTTCCAGGCTCTGCGCATCGCGGTGAACGACGAACTGCCGGTGCTGGAGCGGGCGCTGCCGGCGGCGGTCGCGGCCACCGGACTCGGCGGGCGGATCGCGGTGCTGTCGTACCACTCGCTGGAGGACCGGCTGGTCAAGCGGGTGTTCGCGAAGGCCTCGGAGTCGGCGGCCCCGCCCGGGCTGCCGGTGGTGCCGGAGCAGTACCAGCCGAAGTTCAGGCTGCTGACGCGGGGCGCCGAGCCGCCGACCGAGGCCGAGATCGCGGAGAACCCGCGGGCCGCCTCGGCGAAGCTGCGGGCCGCCGAGCGCGTGAGGGAGGGGTAG
- the mraZ gene encoding division/cell wall cluster transcriptional repressor MraZ — translation MFLGTYTPSLDDKGRLILPARFREELAAGLVVTKGQERCLAVWTAEGFAELTAQMRSAARPGAPDAAIGRSSRDYHRVFFASAYDCQPDAQGRIVIPPPLRAYAGLSRECVVIGADTRLEIWDAAAWADYLAGAESAFSASGSEAPPDQF, via the coding sequence GTGTTCCTCGGCACCTACACGCCCTCCCTGGACGACAAGGGCCGGCTGATCCTGCCCGCGCGCTTCCGCGAGGAACTGGCCGCGGGTCTGGTGGTGACCAAGGGGCAGGAGCGCTGTCTGGCGGTGTGGACCGCCGAGGGCTTCGCCGAGCTGACCGCGCAGATGCGCAGCGCCGCCCGTCCCGGCGCGCCGGACGCGGCGATAGGCCGCTCGTCCCGGGACTACCACCGGGTGTTCTTCGCCAGCGCCTACGACTGCCAGCCGGACGCGCAGGGGCGGATCGTGATCCCGCCTCCGCTGCGCGCCTACGCGGGGCTGAGCCGGGAGTGCGTGGTGATCGGCGCCGACACCCGGCTGGAGATCTGGGACGCCGCGGCGTGGGCCGACTATCTGGCCGGGGCCGAGTCCGCGTTCTCCGCGTCCGGATCGGAGGCGCCCCCGGACCAGTTCTGA
- a CDS encoding AAA family ATPase, which yields MERVAAVTARIRSAVETVIEGKPEVVKLAVTVLLAEGHLLLEDVPGVGKTMLAKALARTVDCTVRRIQFTPDLLPSDITGVSIFDQQRKEFEFKPGAIFANFVVGDEINRASPKTQSALLESMEERQVTVDGTTFHLESPFMVVATQNPIEMEGTYPLPEAQRDRFMARISVGYPAPAAELRMLDTHGQISPLDQLRPVTDAREVAALIEAVRHIHVSDEVRRYAVDLVNASRTSPELRLGASPRATLQLVRAARAAAAMEGRDFVLPDDIQHLAVSVLAHRLLPTAETQISRRTTEQVVAGLVAAVPVPSLGGGAHHARR from the coding sequence CTGGAGCGCGTGGCCGCCGTGACCGCCCGGATCCGCAGCGCCGTCGAGACGGTCATCGAGGGCAAGCCCGAGGTGGTGAAGCTGGCCGTCACCGTGCTGCTGGCCGAGGGCCACCTGCTGCTGGAGGACGTGCCCGGGGTCGGCAAGACCATGCTGGCCAAGGCGCTGGCCAGGACTGTCGACTGCACGGTGCGCCGCATCCAGTTCACCCCGGACCTGCTGCCCTCGGACATCACCGGCGTCTCGATCTTCGACCAGCAGCGCAAGGAGTTCGAGTTCAAGCCCGGCGCCATCTTCGCCAACTTCGTGGTCGGCGACGAGATCAACCGCGCCTCCCCCAAGACCCAGTCGGCGCTGCTGGAGTCCATGGAGGAGCGGCAGGTGACCGTGGACGGCACCACGTTCCACCTGGAGTCCCCGTTCATGGTGGTGGCCACCCAGAACCCGATCGAGATGGAGGGCACCTACCCGCTGCCCGAGGCCCAGCGCGACCGGTTCATGGCCCGCATCTCGGTGGGCTACCCGGCGCCGGCCGCCGAGCTGCGGATGCTGGACACCCACGGCCAGATCTCGCCGCTGGACCAGCTGCGGCCGGTCACCGACGCGCGCGAGGTGGCCGCGCTGATCGAGGCGGTCCGGCACATCCACGTCTCCGACGAGGTCCGGCGCTACGCCGTGGACCTGGTGAACGCCTCGCGCACCTCCCCCGAGCTGCGGCTGGGCGCCTCGCCCCGGGCCACCTTGCAGCTGGTCCGGGCGGCCCGGGCGGCCGCGGCGATGGAGGGCCGGGACTTCGTGCTGCCCGACGACATCCAGCACCTGGCGGTCTCGGTCCTGGCGCACCGGCTGCTGCCGACCGCGGAGACCCAGATCAGCCGCCGGACCACCGAGCAGGTGGTGGCCGGCCTGGTGGCGGCGGTGCCGGTGCCCTCGCTGGGCGGCGGCGCGCACCACGCCCGACGCTGA
- a CDS encoding DUF58 domain-containing protein, with amino-acid sequence MSAQQNQNTENTEGRGGRLAGLTTRGRSFLAAGLAAMACGMLFDYKVLLRVGAMLAMLPLIAIMVLARTRYRVSCRRALEPARVGVGQEARVHLRLENVSRLPSGTLLVEDRVPYVLGSRPRFVLNKVEPNGRRRVVYRVRSDVRGRYLLGPLALRLADPFGLVELSRSFSAQHALTVTPQVHALPNAPVGQAWSGRGEGHATSVAAAGEDDIGTREYRHGDDLRRVHWRSTARTGELMVRREEQVWQSRATILLDTRAIAHRGDGPASSFEWAVSSAASIAIHMARHGYAVRLLTETGQAVTAAAHDSSAAVGLDFEGMLLDALAVVEMSNAATLSGANAMLRQGGGDSLVIAVLGDLSGDDASELARVRHSTTSGVAFAMDTASWLGGKPMAQAQARFTGSAQVLRVGGWRVVEVEPGDRLPELWELAARRGTGGGSGSGGSRAAGMTGMTGAAGMTGTELGAAR; translated from the coding sequence ATGTCCGCCCAACAGAATCAGAACACGGAGAACACCGAGGGCCGCGGCGGGCGGCTGGCCGGCCTGACCACCCGCGGCCGGTCCTTCCTGGCCGCCGGCCTGGCCGCGATGGCCTGCGGGATGCTCTTCGACTACAAGGTGCTGCTGCGGGTCGGCGCGATGCTGGCGATGCTGCCGCTGATCGCGATCATGGTGCTGGCCCGGACCCGCTACCGGGTGTCGTGCCGGCGCGCGCTGGAGCCGGCCCGGGTCGGGGTCGGGCAGGAGGCGCGCGTGCACCTGCGGCTGGAGAACGTCTCCCGGCTGCCCTCCGGCACGCTGCTGGTCGAGGACCGGGTGCCGTACGTGCTCGGCTCCCGGCCGCGCTTCGTGCTGAACAAGGTCGAGCCCAACGGCCGGCGCCGGGTGGTCTACCGCGTGCGCTCCGACGTGCGCGGCCGCTACCTGCTGGGCCCGCTTGCGCTGCGGCTGGCCGACCCGTTCGGGCTGGTGGAGCTGTCGCGCTCGTTCTCGGCGCAGCACGCGCTGACGGTGACGCCGCAGGTCCACGCGCTGCCGAACGCCCCGGTCGGGCAGGCCTGGAGCGGGCGCGGCGAGGGCCACGCGACCTCGGTGGCCGCGGCCGGCGAGGACGACATCGGCACCCGCGAGTACCGCCACGGCGACGACCTGCGCCGGGTGCACTGGCGCTCCACGGCCCGCACCGGCGAGCTGATGGTGCGCCGCGAGGAGCAGGTGTGGCAGAGCCGGGCGACGATCCTGCTGGACACCCGCGCGATCGCGCACCGCGGCGACGGCCCGGCCTCCTCCTTCGAGTGGGCGGTCTCCTCCGCGGCCTCGATCGCCATCCACATGGCCCGGCACGGCTACGCGGTGCGGCTGCTGACCGAGACCGGCCAGGCGGTGACCGCGGCGGCGCACGACTCCTCGGCGGCGGTCGGCCTGGACTTCGAGGGCATGCTGCTGGACGCGCTGGCCGTGGTGGAGATGAGCAACGCCGCGACGCTGTCCGGCGCGAACGCGATGCTGCGCCAGGGCGGCGGGGACAGCCTGGTGATCGCCGTGCTCGGCGACCTGTCCGGCGACGACGCCTCGGAGCTGGCCCGAGTCCGGCACTCCACGACCTCCGGCGTGGCCTTCGCCATGGACACCGCGTCCTGGCTCGGCGGCAAGCCGATGGCCCAGGCGCAGGCCCGGTTCACCGGGTCGGCGCAGGTGCTGCGGGTCGGGGGCTGGCGTGTGGTGGAGGTGGAGCCGGGCGACCGGCTGCCGGAGCTGTGGGAGCTGGCGGCGCGCCGCGGCACCGGCGGCGGCAGCGGCAGCGGCGGCTCCCGGGCGGCCGGGATGACCGGGATGACCGGGGCGGCCGGGATGACCGGGACGGAACTGGGGGCGGCGCGATGA